One window of Plasmodium relictum strain SGS1 genome assembly, chromosome: 14 genomic DNA carries:
- the Trx-Px2 gene encoding thioredoxin peroxidase 2, putative, producing MQLLKKLSNPFKTSVRRFSLVTKKAYDFNAQGLNKNNEIVNVQLSSFLGHKYCCLLFYPLNFTFVCPTEIIEFNKHVKSFESRNVELLGISVDSVYSHLAWKNMPIEKGGIGNVNFTLVSDINKEICKNYNVLHNNSFALRGLFIIDLLGNIRHKTVNDLSIGRNVNEVLRIIDSIIHVDKSGDVCPINWKKGDKSFKPNQESLLDYLNNETKN from the coding sequence aTGCAGctcttaaaaaaattaagtaatCCATTTAAAACTTCAGTAAGAAGATTTTCTTTAGTAACAAAAAAAGCTTATGATTTTAACGCACAAGGATTAAACAAGAATAACGAAATTGTAAATGTTCAATTATCCTCCTTCTTGGGTCATAAGTATTGTTGTTTATTGTTTTATCctttaaattttactttcGTTTGTCCGACTGAAATAATAGAATTTAATAAACATGTAAAATCATTTGAAAGTAGAAATGTTGAGTTATTAGGAATATCAGTTGATTCTGTGTACAGTCATTTAGCATGGAAAAATATGCCTATTGAAAAAGGAGGAATAGGAAATGTTAATTTTACATTAGTATcagatataaataaagaaatttgcaaaaattataatgttTTACATAATAATTCATTTGCTTTAAGAGGTCTATTTATAATTGATTTACTAGGAAATATTAGGCATAAAACAGTTAACGATTTATCCATTGGCAGAAATGTAAATGAGGTTTTAAGAATAATAGATTCAATAATTCATGTTGATAAAAGTGGAGATGTATGCCCTATAAATTGGAAAAAAGGAGATAAATCATTCAAACCGAATCAAGAATCTTTGTTAGATTACTTAAATAATGagacaaaaaattaa
- a CDS encoding peptidyl-prolyl cis-trans isomerase, putative produces MINKSLQASKIVGKKCFQWWVNLHISWKLAIGFSVLFPPLWNYNERRKAKEKQIYYNKAIKDYVFFDIAIENKYVGRILIGLYSDQVPLSAENFIQLAEGYKVKDKYIGYRNTFIHKVYPGICLVGGNVLNDKEGLSIYGKKFPDENFDMEFVQDGDVALYNDGPHNNSSQFIITFSPMPILHKHNVVIGTVLKGMNIIRMIENLGTKLGNPMYNIKIINCGIYKSLEENGPPFFTITDILDKNNEKLISKKEFENLSQKERQSLMKNTKNYTKEN; encoded by the coding sequence ATGATTAATAAAAGTTTACAAGCTAGTAAAATAGTTGGAAAAAAATGCTTTCAATGGTGGGTCAATTTACATATATCATGGAAATTAGCAATAGGATTTTCTGTACTCTTTCCACCATTATGGAATTATAATGAAAGAAGAAAagcaaaagaaaaacaaatatattataataaagcAATTAAAgattatgtattttttgatatagcaatagaaaataaatatgtagGTAGAATTTTGATTGGTTTATATTCTGATCAAGTACCATTATCAGctgaaaattttattcaatTAGCCGAAGGATATAAAGttaaagataaatatattgGTTATAGAAATACTTTTATTCATAAAGTTTATCCAGGAATATGTTTAGTAGGTGGTAATGTATTAAATGACAAAGAAGGCTTAAGTATATATGGAAAAAAATTTCCCGATGAAAATTTTGATATGGAATTTGTTCAAGATGGAGATGTTGCTTTATATAATGATGGACCACATAACAATTCTTCTCAATTTATAATAACTTTCTCTCCAATGCCAATTTTACACAAACATAATGTTGTAATTGGCACAGTTTTAAAAGGAATGAATATAATTAGAATGATTGAAAATTTGGGAACGAAATTAGGTAATCCCatgtataatattaaaatcattAACTGCGGCATATATAAAAGCTTAGAAGAAAATGGCCCCCCTTTTTTTACTATAACTGatattttagataaaaataacgaaaaattaatttctaaaaaagaatttgaGAATTTATCTCAAAAAGAAAGACAATCgttaatgaaaaatacaaaaaattacacaaaagaaaattaa
- the CPN10 gene encoding 10 kDa chaperonin, putative, which yields MSSTIAKKFIPLMDRILISKIVPKTTTKSGLFLPESATEPSYTGKVLAVGPGRITSNGNKIPPSVKEGDVVVLPEYGGSSLKIDGEEFFVYRDDDIIGILKE from the exons ATg agttCTACAATagcaaaaaaatttattccaTTAATGGATAGAATTTTGATAAGTAAAATAGTTCCAAAAACTACAACAAAGTCAGGACTTTTTTTGCCGGAAAGTGCCACTGAACCATCATATACAggaaaa gtATTAGCAGTAGGACCCGGTAGAATAACAAGTAATGGGAATAAAATACCTCCTAGTGTAAAAGAAGGTGATGTTGTTGTTTTACCAGAATATGGTGGATCTTCACTAAAAATCGATGGAGAagaattttttgtatatagaGATGATGATATAATTggtattttaaaagaataa
- the SR10 gene encoding serpentine receptor, putative: MMICKFNAEIKKFLFIFCLFLLHIRILNCQLIKLDGQKTNTYYILYVLKGLYIYGKDDSPYVILGKKKDMEFKEPHAIFENIGVSTIDNRNTKYFSFEMEKNKDEEKNGNNKSNERKNDDTGDNDVKNKKEKFKISLYKDNPYLRRKTEYEYSKDTESLESSELFLELIIMKEKDFSRFYLPKDSDVCCQMQEVGIDENDKYVCPEKGYLKRYVNEDNMYSMKLPVYFINDRIKSDHNASSEMEVNQEQFLNKIKNNFVYNIKDTDIYALFLSNCQDGKNYELYLHGNIHILNQYGYLPGDKISKLNLYFSCMIIYSIYLLTWIYLLIRNKNFVIKIQIWILVCIFLYLMENFFLFLYFLVYNLYAKVNNNLLLLSVFSSILKNVCSYLLILLGSLGWGLVIPTLDKITFIKIKVLFFFFIIFDFIKQFIDLHFSDSQINTIYFFFCIIPVTIIYCIIYIWVFTSTSKIIIQLNEDKQYEKLNMFKTFFNVLIFTIIFSIISFFIDIMVIVYIDNTFWSLKCYISEGIISFLFLIILTAMMILFKPSDRLKRISHFTEIGDMDEMEDFSNFKNVVEDVS; this comes from the coding sequence ATGATGATATGTAAGTTCAATGCGGaaatcaaaaaatttttgtttattttttgcCTCTTCTTGCTTCACATAAGAATTTTAAATtgccaattaataaaattagatGGGCAAAAAACTAATACttattatattctttatgTTTTGAAaggtttatatatatatggaaaAGATGATTCTCCATATGTAATATtagggaaaaaaaaagatatggAATTTAAAGAGCCTCATGCTATCTTTGAAAATATAGGTGTAAGTACTATTGACAATAGAAACACCAAATATTTTAGTTTTgaaatggaaaaaaataaagatgaagaaaaaaatggcAACAATAAATCAAATGAAAGGAAAAATGATGATACTGGGGATAATGAtgtaaagaataaaaaagaaaaatttaaaataagttTATATAAGGATAATCCTTATCTTCGCAGAAAAACAGAATATGAATATTCTAAAGATACAGAATCCCTTGAGTCATcagaattatttttagaattaattattatgaaaGAAAAAGACTTTAGTAGATTTTACTTACCTAAAGATAGTGATGTTTGCTGTCAAATGCAAGAAGTTGGTATcgatgaaaatgataaatatgTTTGTCCTGAAAAAGGGTATTTAAAGAGATACGTAAATGAAGATAATATGTATTCAATGAAATTACcagtttattttataaatgataGAATTAAAAGTGATCATAATGCATCGTCAGAAATGGAAGTAAACCAGGaacaatttttaaataaaattaagaataattttgtatataaCATTAAAGACACGGATATTTATGccttatttttatcaaattgTCAAGATGGCAAAAACTATGAATTATATTTACATGgaaatattcatattttaaatcAATATGGTTATTTACCAGGAGATAAAATatctaaattaaatttatatttttcatgcatgataatttattctatttatttattaacgtggatttatttattaatcagaaataaaaattttgttatcAAGATTCAAATATGGATTTTagtttgtatatttttatatctaatggaaaatttttttttatttctttattttctagtatataatttatatgcaAAAGTCAATAATAATTTACTATTACTATCGGTTTTCTCTAGTATTTTGAAAAATGTTTGTTCATaccttttaattttattaggATCATTGGGTTGGGGATTAGTTATTCCAACTTTAGACAAGataacttttattaaaataaaagtcttattttttttttttataatctttGATTTTATAAAACAATTTATTGACTTACATTTTTCGGATTCACAAATCAATacaatttatttctttttttgcaTTATTCCTGTAACTATTATTTAttgtataatttatatatgggTTTTTACTTCTACTAGcaaaattattattcaattaaatgaagataaacaatatgaaaaattaaatatgttTAAGACATTTTTcaatgttttaatttttaccataatattttctatcatttctttttttattgatataATGGTAATAGTATATATAGATAATACTTTCTGGAGCTTAAAATGTTATATAAGTGAAGGGATCATCAgcttcttatttttaattattttaaccGCTATGATGATTTTATTCAAGCCATCTGATAGACTTAAAAGAATTTCTCACTTTACTGAAATTGGAGATATGGATGAGATGGAAGACTTTTCGAATTTCAAAAATGTTGTAGAAGATGTTTCATAA
- a CDS encoding serine--tRNA ligase, putative, with translation MHVKTLILLNILLIHCLYGKYRKNEKKLYISSYTNKWRSCNLIKKYVRNFKNKNCDKIDTLENEYGMSFKILKVNENKVIDNLKKRRMEKYLNTVEILKKLIEEKNKLETIRNSLRNKRKILSDEVKNLMFATKDSNKNAIKIENSYLTKKEKDGLCSESDSCRKSENNESHDFFIEYKNCKKVEENNKIEDFQINYEKEIENIKNEINEISSNIYDNEAKISDLKLKIEKYFNKMPNILLNIVPQGQTISDCKIVKTYKIKSIKLNKENAIIEPHENIIKKYDNNYIFSNISNKIGFGYNILVNNIAKLEKALIDFMINTHVNKFKYTYIKTPVIVTKSALTNTGQLPKFKNDLFKINKNYKILNEEAYLIPTSEVSLLNLFKNSLIDHNNLPIKLVSHSSCFRIEKKLTYGKASKGLLREHIFEKVELVAITDKKSSLYYYKELIKHCEYILKKLKIPYRLVLLNSVETPFSSSICYDIEAWLPSQKRFIEVSSCSNCLDFQSRKLNLKFKQNDKKNFCHTINGSGLAVGRVLAIILEQYQIQNKEQNENIQLIIPKPLRKYMNASTINL, from the coding sequence ATGCATGTGAAAACTCTTATTTtactaaatatattattgatTCATTGTTTATATggaaaatatagaaaaaatgaaaaaaaattatatattagttCATATACTAATAAATGGAGGTCttgtaatttaattaaaaaatatgtacgTAATTTCAAGAACAAGAATTGTGACAAAATTGATACTCTGGAAAATGAATACGGTATGagctttaaaattttaaaagtaaatgaaaataaggtaatagataatttaaaaaagagaagaatggaaaaatatttaaatactgttgaaatattaaaaaagttaatagaagaaaaaaataaattagagaCAATAAGGAATAGTTTAAggaataaaagaaaaatattatcagATGAAGTAAAAAATCTAATGTTTGCTACAAAAGATTCAAATAAGAATGctataaaaattgaaaattcaTACCTAactaaaaaggaaaaggatGGACTATGCTCAGAAAGTGATAGTTGCagaaaaagtgaaaataatgaatcaCATGATTTCTTTATAGAGTACAAAAATTGCAAAAAAGTAGaagaaaataacaaaatagaAGACtttcaaataaattatgaaaaagaaatagagaatattaaaaatgaaataaatgaaatcaGTAGTAACATTTATGATAATGAGGCAAAAATATCAGatttgaaattaaaaatagaaaagtaTTTCAATAAAATGCCAAACATTTTATTGAATATCGTACCTCAAGGGCAAACAATAAGCGATTGTAAAATAGTTAAaacttataaaataaaaagtatcaagcttaataaagaaaatgctATCATAGAGCCTCATGAaaacattataaaaaaatatgataacaattatatattttcaaatatatcTAATAAAATTGGTTTTGGCTATAACATTCTAGTAAATAATATAgcaaaattagaaaaagcATTAATAGATTTTATGATAAATACTCatgtaaataaatttaagtaTACCTATATAAAAACTCCTGTAATTGTAACAAAATCTGCATTAACAAACACTGGGCAATTaccaaaatttaaaaatgatttatttaaaattaataaaaattataaaattttaaatgaagaagCGTATTTAATCCCAACAAGTGAAGTTTccttattaaatttatttaaaaattctttaatagATCATAATAATTTGCCTATTAAATTAGTTAGCCATTCTTCATGCTTcagaatagaaaaaaaacttaCATATGGGAAGGCATCAAAAGGATTATTGCGTGAACATATTTTTGAAAAGGTAGAATTAGTAGCTATTACTGATAAAAAAAGttctctttattattataaagaattaattaaacattgtgaatatattttaaagaaattaaaaataccaTATAGATTAGTGTTATTAAATTCTGTTGAAACACCATTTTCTTCATCAATTTGTTATGATATAGAAGCTTGGTTGCCTAGTCAAAAAAGATTTATTGAAGTATCTTCATGCTCTAATTGCCTAGATTTTCAATCAAGgaagttaaatttaaaatttaaacaaaatgataaaaaaaatttttgtcACACTATAAATGGATCTGGTTTGGCTGTAGGAAGAGTTTTGGCAATTATATTAGAGCAATATCAAATTCAAAATAAGGAACAAAATGAGAACATTCAACTAATTATTCCAAAGCCcttaagaaaatatatgaatgCTTCaacaataaatttataa
- a CDS encoding glycerol-3-phosphate dehydrogenase, putative, with protein MYKNLFDKLKDGPLKISILGSGNWASAISKVVGTNAKNNYLFENEVKMWVRDEVVDGESIVDIINQKHENVRYLKGVTLPHNVVAYSDIAQVINNADLLIFIIPCQYLENVLISIHQNKSIKISKHVKAISLTKGFIVKDNKINLCSEVIRDFLNIPCCALSGANIAKDVAMESFSEATIGGDDRDVLLIWQRVFDLPYFKINCVNGTVGVEICGSLKNIITLAAGFCDGLNVSSNSKSAIIRFGINETVLFAKTFFNNFNESIFFESCGFADIITSFLGGRNAKCSAEFIKCKQKKSWEELENEILKGQKLQGTVTLKYVYQMIREKNLTEKFPLFTVLHKISFENEEPSNLLKTFMNNRIIPLKL; from the exons atgtataaaaatcTTTTTGATAAATTGAAAGATGGGCCACTGaaa aTATCAATACTCGGTAGTGGGAATTGGGCCAGTGCAATTAGTAAGGTGGTTGGTACAAATgctaaaaataattatttatttgaaaatgaAGTAAAAATGTGGGTGAGAGATGAGGTTGTAGATGGAGAAAGCATAGTAGAcataataaatcaaaaacaCGAAAATGTAAGATATTTAAAAGGAGTTACTTTACCACATAATGTTGTTGCGTATTCTGATATAGCTCAAGTTATTAACAATGCTGATttgttaatatttattattccaTGTCAATATTTGGAAAACGTATTAATTTCGATACACCaaaataaatcaattaaAATATCAAAGCATGTAAAAGCCATATCTTTAACAAAGGGATTCATTgttaaagataataaaataaatcttTGCTCTGAAGTTATTAgagattttttaaatattccaTGTTGTGCTTTATCAGGAGCTAATATAGCAAAA GACGTTGCTATGGAAAGCTTTTCTGAAGCTACAATAGGAGGGGATGACAGGgatgttttattaatttggcAAAGAGTTTTTGATTTACCAtactttaaaataaattgtgTTAATGGAACTGTTGGAGTTGaa ATTTGTGgatctttaaaaaatattataacatTAGCAGCTGGGTTCTGCGATGGACTAAATGTTTCTTCTAATTCTAAATCGGCAATTATAAGATTTGGCATTAATGAAACAGTGCTATTTgcaaaaacattttttaataatttcaacgaaagtatattttttgagAGTTGTGGATTTGCTGACATTATTACATCCTTTTTAGGAGGAAGGAATGCAAAATGTTCCGCtgaatttataaaatgtaAACAAAAAAAGTCATGGGAAGAATTAGagaatgaaatattaaaaggaCAAAAATTGCAg gGAACGGTTACTTTAAAATATGTTTACCAAATGATAAGAGAAAAAAACTTGACAGAAAAATTTCCACTTTTTACAGTTCTTCATAAAATTTCatttgaaaatgaagaaccgtcaaatttattaaaaacttttatGAATAATAGAATCATTCCATTAAAactctaa
- the SRP19 gene encoding signal recognition particle subunit SRP19, putative yields MIKPEVNINNENFENKDISRWKIIYPNYINKKKKVKEGRRINLNYCVNDPSIEEIELACKELNVTYHVEKKKCYPRDWQVQGRIRIKLPDAENNILSKFDLMKKIGLKLQTVKANNESSVVTNQSNLTKKKKKSQR; encoded by the coding sequence atgataaaacctgaggtaaatataaataatgagaaTTTTGAGAATAAAGATATTTCACGTTGGAAAATAATATACcctaattatataaataaaaaaaaaaaagtaaaggAAGGAAGaagaataaatttaaattattgtgTAAATGATCCTTCAATTGAAGAAATTGAATTAGCGTGTAAAGAATTAAATGTTACTTATCatgttgaaaaaaaaaaatgttatccAAGAGATTGGCAAGTACAAGGGagaataagaataaaattaCCAGATGCAGAGAATAACATTTTAAGTAAGTTcgatttaatgaaaaaaattggaCTAAAATTACAAACTGTAAAAGCAAATAATGAATCTAGTGTAGTGACTAACCAAAgcaatttaacaaaaaaaaaaaagaagagcCAAAGATAA
- the MDV1 gene encoding male development gene 1, putative — MKHFKISTLNIFGFFFLYLSFQNAYKCMKIGSVLNKRNNNSIKLGGNDGNSAQWSNKGNNFMELLKDKYSKSKRNIDDMKDELADELANKIQNKIEDYLKEESNLSDTENITGEDLNELKTYVRDISEYVGMKAADLLDRNLEEALKPILPKKEYDNFKNTLDDSSEDNLEHANEVPKHGNINEETETFVDELVDEYENEQFDVLNPNEKEIKTHNNLD; from the coding sequence ATGAAGCATTTTAAGATTTCGACATTAAATATCTTTggctttttttttctttatttgagTTTTCAAAATGCATATAAATGTATGAAAATAGGTAGtgtattaaataaaagaaataataatagcaTAAAATTGGGAGGAAATGATGGTAACTCAGCTCAGTGGAGTAATAAAGGAAATAATTTCATGGAACTTTTGAAAGACAAATATTCAAAAAGCAAAAGAAATATAGATGATATGAAAGATGAATTAGCTGATGAATTAGCtaataaaatacaaaataaaatagaagattatttaaaagaagaaagtaATTTATCTGATACAGAAAACATAACTGGAGAAGATTTAAATGAATTGAAAACTTATGTTAGAGATATTTCAGAATATGTTGGTATGAAAGCAGCTGACTTGTTGGACAGAAATTTAGAAGAAGCACTTAAACCTATTTTACCAAAGAAAGAGtatgataattttaaaaatactttaGATGATTCTAGTGAAGATAATTTAGAACATGCAAATGAAGTTCCAAAACATggaaatataaatgaagaaactGAAACATTTGTAGACGAGTTAGTTGATGAATACGAAAATGAGCAATTTGATGTATTAAACccaaatgaaaaagaaataaaaacacACAACAATTTAGACTAA
- the CelTOS gene encoding cell traversal protein for ookinetes and sporozoites, putative, with translation MNQLKRLSIMSIFLFFFSLLSVSCFRGSNGTNAITSLHNENQIYDHSNNKISSFILQSQSLEMVSDELADSIANEIVNALQKDSSSFLQEGIGFDIKGQIKKHAKEVLKEVAKAGIQPIEEVVAASVKPPTISPHAYKLLKPVLKTLFNKVEQTIKKDVPDSIWDYEGDDSEEMDEQEEESFDELADSMINED, from the coding sequence atgaatcaaTTAAAAAGATTATCCATTATGTCTAttttcctattttttttttctctattgAGCGTGTCATGTTTTAGAGGTAGTAATGGAACTAATGCAATAACATCTCTTCATAATGAAAATCAAATTTATGATCACTCAAATAATAAGAtatcttcatttattttacaatCACAATCATTAGAAATGGTTAGCGATGAGTTAGCTGATAGTATTGCTAATGAAATAGTTAATGCATTACAAAAAGATTCATCGTCATTTTTACAAGAAGGAATTGGATTTGACATAAAAGGTCAAATCAAAAAGCACGCCAAAGAAGTATTAAAAGAAGTAGCTAAAGCAGGAATACAGCCAATCGAAGAAGTAGTAGCTGCATCAGTTAAACCCCCAACTATTTCACCACATGCATACAAATTATTGAAACCAGTGTTGAAAACTCTCTTTAATAAAGTAGAACaaactataaaaaaagatgtaCCTGATTCCATATGGGATTATGAAGGAGATGATTCAGAAGAAATGGATGAGCAAGAAGAGGAAAGCTTTGATGAATTAGCAGATAGCATGATTAATGAAGATTAA